A single window of bacterium DNA harbors:
- a CDS encoding LysE family translocator: MSLDFLVTSLIVVVSPGTGVLYTLAAGLSRGSRASVVAAFGCTLGIVPHMAAAIMGLAALLHASAVAFQALKYLGVIYLLYMAWSALRDRGALRVEETPGARSAAQVIVTAILINILNPKLSIFFFAFLPQFVSASEPHALSRMLEMSAVFMLLTFVVFVGYGLFAASVRRHVISRPRVLTWMRRTFAGAFVALGIKLAFADR; this comes from the coding sequence GTGAGCCTCGACTTTCTCGTCACATCGCTGATCGTGGTCGTGTCGCCCGGCACCGGGGTGCTGTATACGCTGGCGGCCGGCCTGTCGCGCGGCTCACGCGCAAGCGTCGTCGCCGCGTTCGGCTGCACGCTGGGCATCGTCCCGCACATGGCCGCGGCGATCATGGGGCTGGCGGCGCTCCTGCACGCGAGCGCCGTGGCCTTCCAGGCCCTCAAGTATCTGGGCGTGATCTATCTACTGTATATGGCCTGGAGCGCGCTGCGGGATCGGGGCGCGCTCCGCGTAGAGGAGACGCCCGGCGCCCGCTCGGCGGCGCAGGTGATCGTCACCGCGATCCTGATCAACATTCTCAATCCGAAGCTGTCGATCTTCTTCTTCGCCTTCCTGCCGCAGTTCGTGAGCGCCAGCGAGCCGCACGCGCTCTCGCGAATGCTGGAGATGAGCGCCGTGTTCATGCTGCTGACGTTTGTCGTCTTCGTGGGATACGGGCTGTTCGCCGCGTCGGTCCGCAGGCACGTCATCTCGCGTCCCCGCGTGTTGACGTGGATGCGGCGCACGTTCGCCGGCGCGTTTGTCGCGCTCGGCATCAAACTCGCGTTCGCCGATCGCTAA
- a CDS encoding RNA polymerase sigma factor: protein MVYRAESRRVLATLIRLLGDFDLAEEAMHDAFTAAVEQWPRDGVPANPRAWLVSTGRFKGVDTLRRRARFDASLVKIAEDLELGAADAAGREHGELEDDRLRLIFTCCHPALAPEAQAALTLREVCGLTTEEIARAFLAGAPTMAQRIVRAKRKIRDARIPYQVPPKEDLPARLDSVLRVVYLVFTEGYAPSAGPSLVRADLSAEATRLGRLILELLPEPEVMGLLALMLLHESRRAARTSPSGELVLLDDQDRSLWNREQIAEGVALVERALASRRVGPYTLQAAIAAVHAEAPSASATDWGRIVGFYDVLQAAYPSPVVELNRAAAVAMREGPAAGLALIDALLARGDLGDYHLAHAARADLCRRLGRTADARASYTRALALVGQEPERRFLQKRLSELPG, encoded by the coding sequence ATGGTGTACCGCGCCGAGTCGCGGCGCGTCCTCGCCACCCTGATCCGGTTGCTGGGCGACTTCGACCTCGCCGAGGAAGCGATGCACGACGCCTTCACCGCGGCGGTCGAGCAGTGGCCCCGCGACGGCGTGCCGGCCAACCCGCGCGCGTGGCTCGTCTCGACGGGCCGCTTCAAGGGGGTCGATACGCTGCGCCGGCGGGCGCGGTTCGACGCGTCGCTCGTCAAGATCGCCGAGGACCTCGAACTCGGCGCCGCCGACGCGGCCGGACGGGAGCACGGCGAGCTCGAGGACGACCGGCTCCGGCTGATCTTCACGTGCTGCCACCCTGCGCTCGCGCCGGAGGCGCAGGCGGCGCTCACGCTGCGCGAGGTCTGCGGACTTACAACCGAGGAGATCGCGCGCGCCTTCCTCGCCGGGGCCCCCACGATGGCGCAGCGCATCGTCCGCGCCAAACGGAAGATCCGCGACGCGCGGATCCCCTACCAGGTGCCGCCGAAGGAGGATCTGCCCGCCCGCCTGGACAGCGTGCTGCGCGTCGTCTACCTCGTGTTCACCGAAGGGTACGCTCCGTCGGCCGGTCCGTCGCTCGTGCGGGCGGACCTCTCCGCCGAAGCGACCCGTCTCGGCCGCCTAATCTTAGAATTGCTGCCGGAGCCCGAGGTGATGGGGCTGCTCGCGCTGATGCTGCTGCACGAGTCGCGCCGCGCGGCGCGCACCTCACCGTCGGGCGAGCTGGTGCTGCTCGACGATCAAGACCGCTCGCTCTGGAACCGGGAGCAGATCGCCGAGGGAGTGGCCCTCGTGGAACGGGCCCTGGCGTCGCGGCGCGTCGGCCCCTACACGCTTCAGGCGGCGATCGCGGCGGTGCACGCGGAAGCGCCGTCCGCCTCGGCGACCGATTGGGGCCGCATCGTCGGGTTCTACGACGTGCTGCAGGCCGCGTATCCGTCGCCGGTCGTGGAACTGAACCGCGCCGCGGCCGTGGCGATGCGCGAAGGCCCCGCGGCCGGACTGGCGCTCATCGACGCCCTGCTGGCGCGCGGGGACCTCGGCGACTACCATCTCGCGCACGCGGCGCGCGCGGACCTCTGCCGGCGGCTGGGCAGAACCGCGGACGCCCGCGCGTCGTATACTCGAGCCCTCGCGCTCGTGGGGCAGGAGCCGGAGCGGCGGTTTCTGCAAAAGCGCCTGAGCGAACTGCCGGGTTAG
- a CDS encoding YciI family protein — MKYACLIYNKKKDPDGAAAHGRDALTVRVRNGRLSAAEGPAAEGPAADPEERLHRVVLIQARDLNDAVRVAARMPEAQFGSIEIRPVEEPG; from the coding sequence ATGAAATACGCGTGCCTGATTTACAATAAGAAGAAAGACCCTGATGGGGCGGCGGCGCACGGCCGGGACGCCCTGACCGTCCGGGTTCGGAACGGCAGGCTGTCCGCCGCCGAAGGCCCCGCCGCCGAAGGCCCCGCCGCCGATCCCGAGGAACGGCTGCACCGCGTTGTCCTGATCCAGGCCCGCGACCTCAACGACGCCGTCCGGGTCGCGGCCAGGATGCCGGAAGCCCAGTTTGGCAGCATCGAGATCCGGCCGGTTGAGGAGCCGGGGTAA
- a CDS encoding pyridoxine 5'-phosphate oxidase C-terminal domain-containing protein: MADPIQEIVQERERARERGDPLAEVCYLVTVASADRAEARALTLRDITERGIGVMVNRTSPKWLQLSQTETATVLIHWPSVRRQYRIWGTVAPMEPERVDAYWRRKTHGSKLLEYYYTEFQPQSGTIASREEFLAGIEALRRRYPNLDAVPPPPSLAGIYVVPREIELWHGSEERLHDRRRYRRSGADWECTTLVP; this comes from the coding sequence ATGGCCGACCCGATTCAGGAGATCGTGCAGGAACGCGAGCGGGCACGGGAGCGCGGCGATCCGCTCGCCGAGGTGTGCTACCTGGTCACCGTGGCGTCGGCCGACCGCGCGGAGGCGCGCGCCCTGACGCTCCGGGACATCACCGAACGCGGCATCGGCGTCATGGTCAACCGCACGAGTCCCAAATGGCTGCAGCTGTCGCAGACCGAGACCGCCACCGTGCTGATCCACTGGCCGAGCGTGCGGCGCCAGTACCGGATCTGGGGAACGGTCGCGCCGATGGAGCCGGAGCGGGTCGACGCGTACTGGCGGCGCAAGACCCACGGCTCCAAGCTGCTGGAGTACTACTATACGGAATTCCAGCCCCAGAGCGGGACGATCGCCTCGCGCGAGGAGTTTCTGGCGGGGATCGAGGCGCTGCGCCGGCGCTATCCGAACCTCGACGCCGTGCCGCCGCCGCCCAGTCTGGCGGGGATCTACGTGGTGCCCCGCGAGATCGAGCTCTGGCACGGCTCGGAGGAGCGGCTCCACGACCGCCGGCGGTACCGCCGGTCCGGCGCGGACTGGGAGTGCACGACGCTCGTTCCGTGA
- a CDS encoding YciI family protein: MRFMMLMIPKGYEKAHPGAVPSAEAVDAMMKYNEALRTAGVLLALDGLHPLSAGARVEFSGGKHIVTDGPFIEAREALGGYWMIDVPSKAEAVAWASRCPGDDCTIEVRQVFEMSEFPEDVQKVAAKYPEVGRHVEQRKEKK, encoded by the coding sequence ATGCGGTTCATGATGCTGATGATCCCGAAGGGCTACGAAAAGGCGCACCCCGGCGCGGTGCCGAGCGCCGAGGCGGTCGACGCGATGATGAAGTACAACGAAGCGCTGCGGACGGCCGGCGTGCTGCTGGCGCTCGACGGGCTGCACCCGCTCTCGGCGGGCGCGCGGGTGGAGTTCTCCGGCGGCAAGCACATCGTGACGGACGGGCCGTTCATCGAGGCGCGGGAGGCTCTCGGCGGGTACTGGATGATCGACGTGCCGTCGAAGGCCGAGGCCGTCGCGTGGGCGTCGCGGTGTCCGGGAGACGACTGCACGATCGAGGTCCGTCAGGTGTTCGAGATGTCGGAGTTTCCGGAAGACGTCCAGAAGGTCGCGGCCAAGTACCCCGAAGTCGGGCGGCACGTGGAGCAGCGGAAGGAGAAGAAATGA
- a CDS encoding YciI family protein, with protein MKYMLLVYGNEQAWDEAEREQCYKDSAQVAHDLRAAGLDAVAAPLHPVATATSVRVREGKRFVTDGPFAETREQLGGYFIVDVRDLDDAIAIAGRLPSARLGTIEIRPIMEIPGLPSH; from the coding sequence ATGAAGTACATGCTTTTGGTCTACGGGAACGAACAGGCCTGGGATGAGGCCGAGCGAGAGCAGTGCTATAAGGATTCCGCGCAGGTGGCGCACGATCTCAGAGCGGCCGGCCTGGACGCCGTCGCCGCCCCCCTGCATCCGGTCGCAACGGCGACGAGCGTGCGCGTGCGGGAGGGCAAGCGGTTCGTCACCGACGGACCGTTCGCGGAGACGCGCGAGCAGCTCGGCGGTTACTTCATCGTCGACGTTCGGGATCTGGACGACGCGATCGCGATCGCCGGCCGGCTCCCGAGCGCGCGCCTCGGCACGATCGAGATCCGGCCGATCATGGAGATCCCCGGCCTGCCCTCGCACTGA
- a CDS encoding CGNR zinc finger domain-containing protein, with the protein MEPGGRRPAPRALRLVQQFINTYNVERSHLGLRTDEFVAPADLRRWLAAHGLLERTARVGGADLRRALEVREALRRLTLAHNRVPAGGAAAAALGRLARDARLVIRFRRDGTMRLEPEAAGVVGALGRLLAAAMAAQMDGTWDRLKACRRCHWAFYDHSKNRSGRWCVMSICGNRMKAQAYRSHHRAPARGPSPAGPAR; encoded by the coding sequence ATGGAACCGGGGGGACGGCGGCCGGCGCCGCGAGCGCTGCGCCTGGTGCAGCAGTTCATCAACACCTACAACGTCGAGCGGTCGCACCTCGGCCTGCGCACGGACGAGTTCGTCGCACCGGCCGATCTCCGCCGGTGGCTGGCGGCGCACGGGCTGCTCGAGCGCACCGCGCGCGTCGGCGGCGCCGATCTGCGGCGCGCGCTGGAGGTCCGCGAAGCCCTTCGGCGGCTCACCCTCGCACACAACCGCGTGCCCGCGGGCGGCGCGGCCGCCGCGGCGCTCGGCCGTCTCGCCCGGGATGCGCGCCTCGTCATCCGGTTCCGGCGCGACGGGACGATGCGGCTGGAACCGGAGGCCGCGGGGGTGGTCGGCGCGCTGGGACGCCTGCTGGCCGCCGCGATGGCCGCGCAGATGGACGGGACGTGGGACCGGCTGAAGGCGTGCCGGCGCTGCCACTGGGCGTTCTACGACCACTCGAAAAACCGCTCCGGCCGGTGGTGCGTCATGTCGATCTGCGGGAACCGCATGAAGGCGCAGGCCTACCGATCGCACCATCGCGCTCCGGCTCGAGGGCCCAGTCCGGCGGGACCGGCGCGCTGA
- a CDS encoding DUF2066 domain-containing protein, which produces MRRLVALLLVVAALPFTARSGRAQDVSGLYQATAIVTGSDRRYRNVGFARCLREVLVKVSGEPRLGRDPRVDRLAAEANIFIGSFTYVDQMAGIKHKDDQGTYDRPFDLTVRFVPALIDKILADLGERPWPGARPAIVPVLTIRGYSTAYALTAETPAGADLRTSFAAIGRDFGMRVRFPAASEFDAAGAAGPSTGQSSPGDAVVAGTLVFERTLPGWVGAWQMRYGGVDYAWGIRGVNFDEAFRDVVRGVVRVASGHGAPD; this is translated from the coding sequence ATGCGACGGCTGGTGGCGCTGCTTCTGGTTGTTGCCGCACTTCCGTTCACCGCCCGTTCCGGCAGGGCCCAGGACGTGAGCGGTCTCTATCAGGCGACGGCGATCGTTACGGGCTCGGACCGGCGCTACCGCAATGTCGGATTCGCGCGGTGCCTGCGGGAGGTGCTGGTGAAGGTCTCCGGGGAGCCCCGGCTCGGCCGCGATCCGCGGGTCGACCGGCTGGCCGCGGAAGCGAATATCTTCATCGGATCCTTTACCTACGTGGATCAGATGGCCGGCATCAAGCACAAAGACGACCAGGGAACCTATGATCGGCCGTTCGATCTCACCGTGCGCTTCGTCCCGGCGCTGATCGACAAGATCCTCGCGGATCTGGGAGAACGGCCGTGGCCCGGTGCGCGGCCGGCGATCGTGCCGGTGCTCACGATCCGCGGCTACAGCACCGCCTACGCGCTGACCGCGGAGACGCCCGCGGGAGCCGACCTGCGGACCTCCTTCGCCGCCATCGGGCGCGACTTCGGCATGCGGGTGCGGTTCCCGGCCGCGTCCGAGTTCGACGCCGCGGGCGCGGCGGGCCCCTCGACGGGGCAGTCCTCACCCGGCGACGCGGTCGTCGCCGGCACGCTGGTCTTCGAACGGACGCTCCCGGGGTGGGTCGGGGCGTGGCAGATGCGGTACGGCGGGGTCGACTACGCGTGGGGCATTCGCGGCGTCAACTTCGACGAGGCGTTCCGCGACGTCGTGCGCGGCGTGGTGCGGGTCGCATCCGGGCACGGCGCGCCGGATTGA
- a CDS encoding TIGR03668 family PPOX class F420-dependent oxidoreductase: MAGLRVAGLRIVLARARVARLATADRRGRPHVVPICFAAVGRRLYTPIDEKPKRAAPLRLKRVRNIVANPHVALVVDAYREDWRRLWYVLVFGTARVLRPGAAGHAAALRALRLKYRQYRTMRLEERPVLAVTPVRVVTWPRTGRTRGR; the protein is encoded by the coding sequence GTGGCTGGGCTCCGCGTAGCGGGTCTGCGGATCGTCCTCGCCCGCGCGCGCGTGGCTCGGCTCGCCACCGCGGACCGGCGCGGCCGTCCGCACGTTGTTCCGATCTGCTTCGCGGCCGTCGGCCGGCGCCTCTACACCCCGATCGACGAGAAACCGAAGCGCGCGGCCCCGTTGCGCCTCAAGCGGGTCCGCAACATCGTCGCCAATCCGCACGTCGCCCTAGTCGTCGACGCGTATCGGGAGGACTGGCGGCGCCTCTGGTACGTCCTCGTCTTCGGCACCGCGCGCGTGCTGCGGCCGGGCGCGGCCGGGCATGCCGCGGCGCTGCGTGCGCTCCGGCTGAAGTACCGTCAGTACCGGACGATGCGCCTCGAAGAGCGCCCCGTGCTCGCCGTCACGCCGGTGCGGGTCGTTACCTGGCCGCGTACGGGGCGAACTCGAGGACGCTGA
- a CDS encoding NAD(P)-dependent oxidoreductase: MVTNRIGFIGLGRMGQPMVRRLIGAGYEVAAYDIREEAVAAARAGGAAAAGSIGDAIGRAGVIITMLPDGPAVERAVYGEDGLVAAVRAGQTLLEMTSSHPGVTRRLAADLAGRGVGVLDAPVSGGVRGAEQGTLCVMVGGPAALLESQRPVLEVFGRIVHVGDAPGDGDVAKTINNLMSATTIWSAVEAVALSRRAGLAPERMLEAVNRSTGRSYTTENKVAQHMLPRRFTAGFTVAQYLKDLDICLDVAAGLDVPMILGEVVRQAWRAASQAGLAAEDHTALITLAERWLGSA, translated from the coding sequence ATGGTGACTAACCGGATCGGGTTTATCGGATTAGGCCGGATGGGACAGCCGATGGTCAGGCGCCTGATCGGCGCCGGCTACGAGGTGGCGGCCTACGACATTCGCGAGGAGGCGGTCGCGGCCGCCCGCGCCGGCGGCGCGGCGGCCGCGGGGAGCATCGGCGACGCCATCGGCCGCGCCGGCGTGATCATCACGATGCTGCCGGACGGCCCGGCGGTGGAGCGCGCCGTGTACGGCGAAGACGGCCTGGTGGCGGCCGTCCGCGCCGGGCAGACGCTCCTCGAGATGACGTCCTCGCATCCGGGCGTGACGCGCCGGCTGGCGGCAGACCTCGCCGGCCGCGGCGTCGGCGTCCTGGACGCGCCGGTCTCCGGCGGCGTGCGGGGCGCCGAGCAGGGCACGCTGTGCGTGATGGTGGGCGGGCCCGCGGCGCTCCTCGAATCGCAGCGGCCGGTCCTGGAAGTCTTCGGCCGGATCGTCCACGTCGGCGACGCGCCCGGAGACGGCGACGTCGCCAAGACGATCAACAACCTCATGTCCGCGACGACGATCTGGAGCGCCGTCGAAGCCGTCGCCCTGTCCCGGCGGGCGGGACTCGCGCCCGAGCGGATGCTCGAGGCCGTGAACCGCTCGACCGGCCGCAGCTACACGACGGAGAACAAGGTCGCCCAGCACATGCTGCCGCGCCGCTTTACCGCCGGCTTCACGGTCGCGCAGTACCTGAAGGACCTCGACATCTGCCTCGACGTGGCCGCGGGTCTCGACGTCCCGATGATCCTGGGCGAGGTGGTGCGGCAGGCTTGGCGGGCCGCATCTCAGGCCGGTCTGGCCGCCGAGGACCACACCGCCCTCATCACATTGGCCGAGCGGTGGCTGGGCTCCGCGTAG